In one window of Brassica rapa cultivar Chiifu-401-42 chromosome A07, CAAS_Brap_v3.01, whole genome shotgun sequence DNA:
- the LOC103830938 gene encoding floral homeotic protein APETALA 1 A: MGRGRVQLKRIENKINRQVTFSKRRAGLMKKAHEISVLCDAEVALVVFSHKGKLFEYSTDSCMEKILERYERYSYAERQLIAPESDSNTNWSMEYNRLKAKIELLERNQRHYLGEDLQAMSSKELQNLEQQLDTALKHIRSRKNQLMYDSINELQRKEKAIQEQNSMLSKQIKEREKVLRAQQEQWDEQNHGHNMPPPPPPQQHQIQHPYMLSHQPSPFLNMGGLYQEEDQMTMRRNDLDLSLEPVYNCNLGCFAA; this comes from the exons ATGGGAAGGGGTAGGGTTCAGTTGAAGAGGATAGAGAACAAGATCAATAGACAAGTGACATTCTCGAAAAGAAGAGCTGGTCTTATGAAGAAAGCTCATGAGATCTCTGTTCTGTGTGATGCTGAAGTTGCGCTTGTTGTCTTCTCCCATAAGGGGAAACTCTTTGAATACTCCACTGATTCTTG TATGGAGAAGATACTTGAACGCTATGAGAGATACTCTTACGCCGAGAGACAGCTTATAGCACCTGAGTCCGACTCCAAT ACGAACTGGTCGATGGAGTATAATAGGCTCAAGGCTAAGATTGAGCTTTTGGAGAGAAACCAGAG GCACTATCTTGGGGAAGACTTGCAAGCAATGAGCTCTAAGGAGCTCCAGAATCTAGAGCAACAGCTTGATACTGCTCTTAAGCACATCCGCTCTAGAAAA AACCAACTTATGTACGACTCCATCAATGAGCTCCAAAGAAAG GAGAAAGCCATACAGGAACAAAACAGCATGCTTTCCAAGCAG ATTAAGGAGAGGGAAAAGGTTCTTAGGGCGCAACAAGAGCAATGGGACGAGCAGAACCATGGCCATAAtatgcctccgcctccaccCCCCCAGCAGCATCAAATCCAGCATCCTTACATGCTCTCTCATCAGCCATCTCCTTTTCTCAACATGGG GGGGCTGTATCAAGAAGAAGATCAAATGACAATGAGGAGGAACGATCTCGATCTGTCTCTTGAACCCGTTTACAACTGCAACCTTGGCTGCTTTGCCGCATGA
- the LOC103830939 gene encoding E3 ubiquitin-protein ligase AIRP1 isoform X2 has protein sequence MGILLCCLRVPEQGNESRNVPRITAFSHPIMNIFPLKYEQLSRNLERREFSSVANKEEDVCPTCFYEYAEDNPKTVLQCGHIFHLACIYEWMERSAACPFCSKTMLFLEDEITEQVD, from the exons ATGGGTATTTTACTTTGCTGTCTTCGTGTTCCGGAGCAAGGTAATGAGTCTCGAAACGTACCCAGAATCACAGCCTTCAGCCACCCAATAATGAATATCTTTCCCCTCAAG TACGAGCAACTATCTCGAAACCTGGAAAGAAGGGAATTTTCCTCTGTCGCCAACAAAGAAGAAGACGTTTGTCCGACATGTTTCTATG AGTACGCTGAGGATAATCCGaaaacagttttacaatgtGGACATATCTTTCACCTTGCCTGCATCTATGAATGGATGGAGAGAAGTGCAGCTTGTCCCTTTTGTTCCAAG ACAATGCTTTTCTTGGAGGATGAAATTACAGAGCAGGTGGACTAA
- the LOC117125659 gene encoding nuclear transport factor 2 yields the protein MAAEGGALDARKASEAFVEKYYHTVGTMTHAAHTFYADDCIVTRPGPDGTTMSFSSLEAIKKHYLSSYYDGTTFDVVNVDSQSSLGDGVFIMVIGFLTGKDNLKRKFSQAFYLARPNGVYAVVNDIHRFVDEESSTTRALPVVESVPEATKPVEEIKNTAQVHKSTKKKSVKAAEVKKVATPEKAVTAEKPKEPVAETSATPALDGAKKSYASMVLSMSRNAAPVQVKAAPVQKPSTVAQPKPHVAPAPEKKSEQKMVDEPGTSIFVSNLPMDARPPQVYELFKGFGAIKGNGVQIRSSRFSGSCFAFVSFESVASVKSVLKAAKNNQFKLGEHKLRVKEKQVEYNSSKPSGGRSEGGSMSQSGSVDGRKTPAGSVDGSKTENVSVGGEEDDGFKVVRSRRNRSEKRRQE from the exons ATGGCTGCCGAAGGAGGTGCTCTTGATGCTCGCAAAGCCTCTGAGGCCTTTGTGGAAAAGTACTATCATACTGTGGGGACGATGACTCATGCAGCACATACGTTTTATGCTGATGATTGCATTGTCACCAGACCAGGACCTGATGGTACTACGATGTCTTTTTCATCCCTCGAG GCTATCAAGAAGCACTACCTTTCCTCTTACTATGATGGTACTACATTCGATGTTGTCAATGTCGATTCTCAGAGTTCGTTGGGAGATGGGGTATTCATCATGGTTATAGGTTTCTTGACTGGTAAAGATAACCTCAAGAGGAAGTTTTCCCAAGCGTTCTATCTTGCACGTCCGAACGGTGTCTATGCTGTCGTCAATGACATTCATCGTTTTGTTGATGAGGAGTCCTCTACTACAAGAGCTCTTCCAGTTGTTGAATCTG TGCCAGAAGCTACAAAGCCAGTTGAAGAGATAAAAAACACTGCGCAGGTCCACAAATCTACCAAGAAGAAGTCTGTTAAAGCTGCTGAGGTTAAGAAGGTGGCTACTCCTGAAAAGGCTGTAACTGCCGAAAAACCTAAAGAGCCAGTTGCTGAAACGTCAGCTACTCCTGCTCTTGATGGAGCCAAGAAATCTTATGCTTCAATG GTTCTATCCATGTCGAGAAACGCTGCTCCTGTCCAAGTTAAAGCAGCCCCGGTTCAGAAACCTAGTACCGTGGCACAACCCAAACCCCATGTAGCTCCAGCACCTGAAAAGAAGAGTGAACAGAAGATGGTTGACGAACCAG GGACTTCCATATTTGTCTCGAATCTGCCAATGGATGCAAGGCCTCCTCAAGTCTATGAACTATTCAAAGGTTTTGGCGCTATCAAAGGAAATGGAGTTCAAATCAGAAGCTCCAGGTTTAGTGGAAGCTGCTTTGCCTTTGTTTCCTTTGAATCTGTTGCATCTGTTAAGAGTGTACTTAAGGCTGCCAAGAACAATCAGTTCAAGCTTGGGGAGCATAAACTTCGTGTGAAGGAAAAGCAAGTTGAGTATAATAGTAGCAAACCGTCTGGTGGGAGAAGTGAAGGTGGAAGCATGAGTCAGAGTGGTTCTGTAGATGGACGCAAGACTCCGGCTGGCTCTGTAGATGGAAGCAAGACTGAGAATGTATCTGTAGGAGGCGAAGAAGATGATGGCTTCAAGGTGGTCAGAAGCCGTAGGAACAGAAGTGAGAAGAGGAGACAAGAATAG
- the LOC103830936 gene encoding nuclear transport factor 2 yields MAAEGCVYDAHQVSEAFVKKYYHFVVTATHAAHQFYGVDSLVTRPGPDGTMMSFSSVEAIKKHYRSSYYDGATFDVVSVDTQSSSGGGILIMVIGFLTGKDNLKRKFSQAFYLARQNRNYVVSNDVHRFVDEEGMFAKSCPQVTKPVEKIKKTGQVHKATKKKSVNAAEVKKVVAPEKAVVTAPKPKEPVAETSAAPPLVGAKISYASIVLSMLRNAAPVQVKAAPVQKPSTVAQPKPHVAPAPEKKSDQKMVDEPGTSIFVSNLPMDARPLQVYELFKRFGALEGKGVQIRSSRASGSCFAFVAFESVASVQSVLKAAKSNQFKLGEHKLRVKEKQVEYNSSNPSDWRSECGSMSQSGSVDGSKTENVYVGGEEDDGFTLVRSRRNRSGKRRQE; encoded by the exons ATGGCTGCCGAGGGATGTGTTTATGATGCTCACCAAGTCTCTGAGGCTTTTGTGAAAAAATACTATCATTTTGTGGTGACAGCGACTCATGCAGCTCATCAGTTTTATGGCGTTGATAGCCTTGTCACCAGACCAGGACCTGATGGTACTATGATGTCTTTTTCATCCGTCGAG GCTATCAAGAAGCACTACCGTTCCTCTTACTATGATGGTGCCACATTCGATGTGGTCAGTGTTGATACTCAGAGTTCTTCGGGAGGTGGAATACTCATCATGGTTATTGGTTTCTTGACTGGTAAAGATAACCTCAAGAGGAAGTTTTCCCAAGCGTTCTATCTTGCACGTCAGAATCGTAACTATGTTGTCTCCAATGACGTTCATCGTTTTGTTGATGAAGAGGGTATGTTTGCCAAGTCTTGTCCACAAGTTACAAAGCCAGttgaaaagataaaaaagacTGGGCAGGTCCACAAAGCCACCAAGAAGAAGTCTGTTAATGCTGCTGAGGTTAAGAAGGTGGTTGCTCCTGAAAAAGCTGTTGTAACTGCTCCAAAACCGAAAGAGCCAGTTGCTGAAACATCAGCTGCTCCTCCTCTTGTTGGAGCCAAGATATCTTATGCTTCCATA GTTCTATCCATGTTGAGAAACGCTGCTCCTGTCCAAGTTAAAGCAGCCCCCGTTCAGAAACCTAGTACCGTGGCACAACCCAAACCCCATGTAGCTCCAGCACCTGAAAAGAAGAGTGACCAGAAGATGGTTGATGAACCAG GGACTTCCATATTTGTGTCGAATCTGCCAATGGATGCAAGGCCTCTTCAAGTCTATGAACTGTTCAAACGTTTTGGCGCTCTCGAAGGAAAAGGAGTTCAAATCAGAAGCTCCAGGGCTAGTGGAAGTTGCTTTGCCTTTGTTGCCTTTGAATCTGTTGCATCCGTACAGAGTGTACTTAAGGCTGCCAAGAGCAATCAGTTCAAGCTTGGGGAGCATAAGCTTCGTGTAAAGGAAAAGCAAGTTGAGTATAATAGTAGCAATCCGTCTGATTGGAGAAGTGAATGTGGAAGCATGAGTCAGAGTGGTTCTGTTGATGGAAGCAAGACTGAGAATGTATATGTAGGAGGCGAAGAAGATGATGGCTTCACGCTGGTCAGAAGCCGTAGGAACAGAAGTGGGAAGAGGAGACAAGAATAG
- the LOC103830935 gene encoding ninja-family protein AFP1, whose product MAEANKTSREIARSNSCVFPRDLLQRFISNSAEGEDGGDQEEEDDEEIELNLGLSLGGRFGVDRSSKLVRSSSVVVTMPLFREPETTKPAETSVAMARRTGLTRTTSLPAESEEEWRKRKEMQTLRRMAAKRRRSEKLRTGGGSSTKSTEANNNPGEAATTSRRRGRPSSGLPRWSATAANSGGLLRQHSAGHESLHGSLESQGGGGGGGGVGSSSSVSEMETKSNQASSEEARSLPTTQQQQEAITRPNTTRLRRLSSVDMKIEPPQGKGKNEMPCVFTKGDGPNGKRVDGILYRYGNGEEVRIMCVCHGDFLSPADFVKHAGGPHVDHPLRHIVVNTSSPSNLL is encoded by the exons ATGGCGGAAGCTAACAAGACGAGTAGAGAAATCGCAAGAAGCAATAGCTGTGTGTTCCCAAGAGATCTGCTTCAGAGATTCATCTCTAACTCCGCCGAAGGTGAAGATGGTGGTgatcaagaggaagaagatgatgaagagatCGAGCTGAATCTGGGGTTGTCTCTCGGCGGGAGATTCGGAGTTGACAGGAGCAGCAAGCTCGTGAGATCCTCCTCTGTTGTCGTGACGATGCCTCTCTTCCGGGAGCCGGAGACGACGAAGCCTGCGGAGACATCGGTGGCGATGGCGAGACGCACGGGCTTGACGAGAACGACGTCGTTGCCGGCGGAGTCGGAGGAAGAGTGGCGGAAGAGGAAAGAGATGCAGACTCTGAGGAGAATGGCTGCTAAGAGAAGGAGAAGCGAGAAGCTTCGCACCGGCGGTGGAAGCAGCACCAAGTCAACCGAAGCTAATAATAATCCGGGAGAAGCCGCCACCACCTCGAGGCGGCGAGGTAGACCGTCGTCCGGACTGCCACGGTGGTCAGCGACGGCGGCTAACAGTGGTGGACTTTTACGGCAACATAGCGCTGGTCATGAGTCACTACATGGCTCCCTTGAGTCCCaaggcggcggcggcggcggcggtggTGTCGGAAGCTCTTCAAGTGTCTCCGAGATGGAAACCAAATCGAATCAAG CATCTAGTGAAGAAGCAAGAAGCTTACCgacaacacaacaacaacaggaAGCAATAACAAGGCCAAACACTACTCGGCTTAGAAGATTGAGTTCAGTGGACATGAAGATAGAGCCACCACAAGGGAAAGGGAAAAACGAGATGCCATGTGTGTTCACCAAGGGAGATGGACCTAACGGGAAGAGAGTTGATGGGATTCTTTATAGATACGGTAATGGAGAAGAAGTGAGGATCATGTGTGTCTGCCATGGTGACTTCTTGTCTCCTGCTGACTTCGTTAAACATGCTGGTGGTCCTCATGTAGATCATCCTCTTAGGCACATTGTTGTCAACACTTCGTCTCCTTCTAATCTCTTATAG
- the LOC103830934 gene encoding PLASMODESMATA CALLOSE-BINDING PROTEIN 4 produces the protein MSVLLPLCLIISMIAYSNAAYCVCKDGNEQVLQKAIDYACGAGADCTQIQQNGACYQPNTVKAHCDVAVNSYYQKKASSGATCDFNGAAIISSSPPSTASSCLTGSSSSGTPSTGTPTTGTPTTGTPTSGFPSTGTPSTGTPTTGMPNTGTPSTSTGMPTSGTPTNGMPTSSSSSVFPGTTLGPTGSGGLDPSGGEKISVRTNSVFLLLAGAAIGLVV, from the exons ATGTCGGTACTACTTCCTTTGTGTCTGATTATCTCCATGATTGCCTATTCAA ATGCGGCGTACTGTGTGTGCAAAGACGGGAACGAGCAAGTGCTTCAGAAGGCAATAGACTACGCATGTGGAGCAGGAGCTGACTGTACACAGATCCAGCAAAACGGTGCTTGTTACCAGCCTAACACCGTCAAAGCCCACTGTGACGTCGCCGTCAACAGTTACTACCAAAAGAAAGCTTCCTCCGGCGCCACCTGTGACTTTAACGGCGCGGCCATCATCTCTAGCTCCCCTCCCTCAA CGGCGTCAAGCTGTTTAACTGGTTCCAG CTCTAGTGGGACCCCGTCCACTGGGACACCAACCACAGGGACCCCAACCACCGGGACACCAACCAGTGGGTTCCCATCCACAGGTACTCCGTCCACCGGGACTCCAACCACCGGAATGCCCAACACCGGGACTCCTTCCACTTCCACTGGTATGCCAACTTCAGGAACGCCCACCAACGGGATGCcaacttcatcttcatcttctgtGTTCCCGGGCACTACTCTTGGACCGACCGGGAGCGGTGGGCTAGATCCGAGCGGTGGAGAGAAGATATCAGTCCGAACAAACTCGGTGTTCTTGTTACTAGCCGGTGCAGCTATTGGGCTTGTGGTTTAG
- the LOC103830939 gene encoding uncharacterized protein LOC103830939 isoform X1, which translates to MGILLCCLRVPEQGNESRNVPRITAFSHPIMNIFPLKYEQLSRNLERREFSSVANKEEDVCPTCFYGKTSNSTKKSYLFMSKDLCVLTHYYCHWRQSTLRIIRKQFYNVDISFTLPASMNGWREVQLVPFVPRQCFSWRMKLQSRWTNYKRYP; encoded by the exons ATGGGTATTTTACTTTGCTGTCTTCGTGTTCCGGAGCAAGGTAATGAGTCTCGAAACGTACCCAGAATCACAGCCTTCAGCCACCCAATAATGAATATCTTTCCCCTCAAG TACGAGCAACTATCTCGAAACCTGGAAAGAAGGGAATTTTCCTCTGTCGCCAACAAAGAAGAAGACGTTTGTCCGACATGTTTCTATGGTAAAACTAGTAACTCTACAAAAAAAAGCTATTTATTTATGTCTAAAGATTTGTGTGTGTTAACTCATTACTATTGTCATTGGAGACAGAGTACGCTGAGGATAATCCGaaaacagttttacaatgtGGACATATCTTTCACCTTGCCTGCATCTATGAATGGATGGAGAGAAGTGCAGCTTGTCCCTTTTGTTCCAAG ACAATGCTTTTCTTGGAGGATGAAATTACAGAGCAGGTGGACTAACTATAAGAGATATCCTTAG